The following are encoded together in the Malaya genurostris strain Urasoe2022 chromosome 3, Malgen_1.1, whole genome shotgun sequence genome:
- the LOC131438213 gene encoding spermine oxidase-like: MAPKILIIGAGAAGIAAATRLHETGYRNFIILEAENRIGGRIHTVPYGENVLDYGAQWVHSNIDNIVYDMAAEYNLVEKESYRENGLFIKSNGEEVPENQANEIMDLLTNSIADEERLKAYSGSLGDFYSEFFQEALQTGKLGHIDTETCYQMFDFFRKYHNTFNAVDSLYEVSAPGLLEFTDNQDEYLINWKSRGFKTILDILMKRLPEQKAVPIPLENFISFNKTVVNVNYPSNPDVPVRVTCSDGSLFLADHVLITVSLGVLKEIHHTMFTPKLPLTKINAIEGLYIGTIDKMVLEFESPFWPVDWHGFGILWRKQDLDELRNTDLKWVEGICSFFVTAHQPNLLVGWIYGKDARTMEALPENEAVQGLLFVLRKFLKKYCVPEPKTFSRTTWYSNKNFRGAYSSRSVMSDILDAKASDLALPLVNYLGKPVVQFAGEATHPHYFSTVQGAISSGWREADRLIELYTKKTMNMHFSKL; the protein is encoded by the exons ATGGCCCCGAAAATATTAATCATTGGTGCTGGTGCTGCCGGCATTGCAGCTGCCACACGTTTGCACGAGACAGGCTAccgaaatttcataattttagaaGCAGAAAATCGGATTGGTGGCAGAATACACACCGTTCCGTACGGAGAAAATGTTCTGGATTATGGAGCTCAATG GGTTCACTCAAATATTGACAATATTGTTTATGATATGGCTGCCGAGTACAATTTGGTCGAAAAGGAATCCTATCGTGAAAATGGATTATTCATAAAATCAAATGGAGAAGAGGTTCCGGAGAATCAAGCAAATGAAATCATGGACTTATTAACAAATTCGATTGCGGATGAAGAACGATTGAAGGCATATTCCGGATCATTGGGCGACTTCTATTCAGAATT TTTTCAGGAAGCGTTGCAAACTGGTAAACTCGGCCACATCGACACCGAGACGTGCTATCAAATGTTCGATTTCTTTCGAAAATATCACAATACATTCAACGCTGTTGATAGCCTGTATGAGGTATCTGCCCCCGGATTGCTAGAGTTTACAGATAATCAAGATGAATATCTTATCAACTGGAAAAGTCGTGGTTTTAAAACCATACTTGATATATTGATG aaacgcCTCCCGGAACAAAAGGCTGTGCCCATTCcgcttgaaaattttatctcGTTCAACAAGACTGTTGTCAACGTCAATTATCCGTCAAATCCTGATGTTCCGGTTCGTGTCACGTGCTCGGATGGTAGCTTGTTTTTGGCGGATCACGTGCTTATTACCGTTTCCTTAGGAGTTTTAAAGGAAATCCATCACACAATGTTTACTCCAAAACTACCGTTAACAAAGATAAATGCGATCGAGGGTCTCTATATTGGTACTATTGATAAAATGGTGCTCGAATTCGAGAGTCCTTTCTGGCCTGTCGATTGGCATGGTTTTGGTATTCTATGGAGAAAACAAGACTTGGACGAACTACGAAATACGGATTTGAAATGGGTCGAAGGTATTTGTAGCTTTTTTGTGACGGCACATCAACCGAATCTTCTAGTAGGATGGATTTATGGAAAAGATGCTAGAACAATGGAGGCTTTACCAGAGAATGAAGCTGTTCAAGGGTTACTATTCGTGCTtcgaaagtttttgaaaaagtaTTGTGTGCCAGAGCCGAAGACTTTTTCTCGTACCACTTGGTACAGTAACAAAAATTTTCGAGGAGCATATTCCAGCCGATCCGTTATGTCGGATATCCTAGATGCTAAAGCCTCGGATCTGGCCTTACCTTTGGTCAACTATCTTGGCAAACCAGTTGTACAGTTTGCAGGAGAGGCCACCCatccgcattatttttccacggTCCAAGGAGCTATAAGCAGTGGTTGGAGGGAGGCAGATCGACTTATTGAACTGTATACGAAGAAGACAATGAATATGCATTTCAGCAAACTATAA